A region of Streptomyces sp. NBC_01788 DNA encodes the following proteins:
- a CDS encoding ATP-grasp domain-containing protein, with the protein MPMPVLYCRDSLNPRRVDEHFALEAREVRACGGAVGLIDHDALLQGDAQQAVARVPAGLGSAWYRGWMIPSDRYAVLAEALSRRGTKLLVTPEQYRTAHELPGWYAMFVDVTPASVWRPTEPGEMLTADDLAALAAPLLPGSGIVKDYVKSRKHEWDQACFIPDLADAVELMRVVQRFVELQEEFLAGGIVLRAFEAFSRLESVAAEVRAWWLDGEPSLLTPHPDSPFGRGLVPDLDHIGPAVRRLGCRFVTTDVALRSDGVWRVVEVGDGQVSDLHQSSSRGELAELLVGP; encoded by the coding sequence ATGCCGATGCCCGTCCTGTACTGCCGTGATTCGTTGAACCCTCGACGTGTAGACGAACACTTCGCGCTGGAAGCTCGGGAGGTCCGCGCCTGTGGCGGGGCAGTAGGGCTGATCGACCACGACGCGCTGTTGCAGGGCGACGCGCAGCAGGCAGTTGCACGAGTTCCGGCTGGGCTGGGAAGTGCGTGGTACCGGGGCTGGATGATTCCCAGCGATCGATACGCCGTGTTGGCTGAGGCCCTGAGCCGACGTGGCACCAAGTTGCTCGTGACACCGGAGCAATACCGCACCGCTCACGAACTGCCAGGCTGGTATGCAATGTTCGTCGACGTCACGCCCGCGAGCGTGTGGCGTCCCACGGAGCCCGGTGAGATGCTGACCGCCGACGACCTGGCTGCTCTTGCCGCGCCCCTGCTGCCAGGCTCGGGAATCGTGAAGGACTACGTCAAATCGCGCAAGCACGAGTGGGACCAGGCGTGCTTCATTCCCGATCTCGCCGACGCCGTGGAGCTGATGCGGGTCGTGCAGCGCTTTGTAGAGTTGCAGGAGGAGTTCCTGGCTGGTGGGATCGTTCTCCGCGCCTTCGAGGCGTTCTCGCGGCTTGAGTCCGTCGCGGCTGAAGTGCGCGCCTGGTGGCTCGATGGTGAACCCAGCCTGCTGACGCCCCATCCGGATAGCCCGTTTGGGCGCGGGCTGGTGCCTGACCTTGATCACATCGGGCCTGCAGTGCGGCGCCTAGGATGCCGGTTCGTCACAACCGACGTGGCCCTTCGCTCGGACGGGGTGTGGCGGGTCGTCGAAGTCGGTGACGGCCAAGTCAGTGATCTGCATCAGTCGAGCAGCCGAGGCGAATTGGCCGAACTGCTGGTCGGTCCGTAA